The genomic stretch AAGAGGAGAAGATACGGCAGCTGCTCGACATTCCTTCCACCGTCCGGGTGGTGGGCCTCTTCCCTATCGGCTATCCTGCCGAAGAAAAGACCGGCGCATCATCGCGGAAACCAATCGAGGAGATCGTCTTTTACGAGAAGTGGCGGTAGCGCACTACGGTCCTGCCGGCTCACCGGCGCTCTTTTCAGCGCGCCTCAGCTTCACGGCGATGAGGGCGATAGTCCCTGCCATGAAGAGGACGCCGCCGATGAGCGCCCAGAAGGCCCCGGGCTCCCGGCTCACTTCGAGCAGCACCGCCCGGTAGGGAAAGGCCTGCAGGTCTTTCACATGGATGTTCAGGCCCTTGTAGAGCGAAGGCTTGTTGGGCAGCAGCCTGTCCTGCCTGACAGGAGCTCCGCCGTCCCTGTATTCCAACGAGACCGACCAGTCTGTCAGGTAGCCGTTCGGATCGATGGAGAGGTCTATGCTCCTGACATGCAGCTCCGCCGTATCGAGCACCCGCAGCGAAGTCCCTTCCGCGGCAACGGCCATCCCTTTGAACCCTCCCAGCGAGCTGAGCAGGTGCGCAAGAAGGATGAAGAGAAAGCCTATATGGACGACCTGCGGCGATATGAGCAGCAGCCACTGCGTGATCTTTCTCTTCTTTATAATCGAATCGACGCTGCAGAAGAGCGTGTTGGCGGTCAGGACGACGAGAAGCAGGATCGATACCCAGAGCCACCATGTAATCCCGAAGGGCTGCGCCTCCATCCAGTCGATGAGCGGAGCCGCGTGGATAGACTGGAACTCCTGGTGCGCGGGCATAACCACGGCGCCGGCGAAGAGCAGCACGATCAGGCCGCAGAAGAGCCAGATAGCGGTCCTGAGAGAGAGGAGCAGGTCTAGAATCGGCCTGATCATTAAAAGCTGTGAGAGCTCTTCATCAAGAGACTCACTCCCAGATAGGTGAACAACACCACTGCAAATCCCGCGATGCCGACCACTGCCGACGGCTTCCCCATCCATTC from Nitrospirota bacterium encodes the following:
- a CDS encoding cytochrome C biogenesis protein ResB, which produces MIRPILDLLLSLRTAIWLFCGLIVLLFAGAVVMPAHQEFQSIHAAPLIDWMEAQPFGITWWLWVSILLLVVLTANTLFCSVDSIIKKRKITQWLLLISPQVVHIGFLFILLAHLLSSLGGFKGMAVAAEGTSLRVLDTAELHVRSIDLSIDPNGYLTDWSVSLEYRDGGAPVRQDRLLPNKPSLYKGLNIHVKDLQAFPYRAVLLEVSREPGAFWALIGGVLFMAGTIALIAVKLRRAEKSAGEPAGP